Within the Paenibacillus sp. AN1007 genome, the region CTGCTTTCAACAGAGGAAAAGCTTGAGATCATGGAGTGGAATCAAGGGGCATTTACTTTCGCGAGTGCAGAGCGTTCCATAATCTCCAGGTTTCAGGAGCAGGTCAACAGAACGCCTGAACAGATAGCGATAATAGATGGAGAACGGCAGATCACTTATCTTGCATTGGACCGGCAGTCCAACCAGTTGGCCCGTCTGCTGATGAGCACTGGGGTTACCTCAGGTACGATGGTACCCGTAATGATGGATAACTCCATCGAGCTGATCTTGACTATACTGGCTGTTTTCAAGTTAGGTGCAGTGTATATTGCGCTGCACCCGGAATATCCAGCTGCACGGATACGCCGCATTCTTGAAGAAACTGAAGCGGGTGTTCTCATTACAGGGCGGATGGAGGAGAGCGGGCTGCACACATGGGCAGATACCGCTCAGAGCTTATCTTCAACAGTGGACATTATCCATCTGCAGGATACATCCTGGACCGGACAAGATGAGAGTGCATTGGAATACGAGGGTGACCTTGGTGACCTGGCCTATGTTCTGTATACTTCCGGTTCGACGGGCCAGCCCAAAGGGGTTGTTGTAGAACATCGCAGCTTGAGTGCTTACGTAAATGCGTTCCAGGCCGAATTTCAATTGAGACCAGGGGACCGGATGCTGCAGCAGGCCGTCAGCACCTTCGATACGTATATGGAAGAGGTATTTCCTGCGCTGACTGCCGGTGCATCTTTGGTCGTTGTTGATCGGCAGCAGCTGCTGGATATACACGGGTTGGTCGATCTGCTGGACAGCTGTGAAATCACACATGTGTCGACCACCCCTCATATTTTGCGAGAACTGAACCGGATGCCTCGGCTGCGGACTGTGCGAACATTCATCAGCGGCGGAGATGTATTAAAGATGGCAGATATCGACCAGCTGCTCACGTATGGAGATGTATACAATACGTATGGACCAACCGAGACAACCGTATGTGCCCTTTACGAGAAACTTTCAGAATCATCTGTGGAACCAATCCCTGCAGGAAAGCCGATACAAGGTTATTTTGTCCATATCGCAGACCCACATGGCCGGATGCTGCCCGTCGGTGTACCCGGAGAAATTTGTATTTCAGGACCGGGGGTGGCACGGGGGTATTACAAGCTGCGTGAAATGACCAATCAGAAGTTTGGACGTTCTCCCTATGCTGAAGGAGAGCGAATGTTTCGCACAGGTGACATCGGAATGTGGAGTGCTGAAGGGCAGGTGCTGTTTCTGGGACGGCAGGATCATCAGGTGAAAATCAGAGGACATCGAATTGAACTAGTTGAAATTGAGCGCCATCTGGATCGCCATGCCTCTGTCAAGGAAAGTATTGTTATTCCGGTCGGAAGCAAAGGTGAAAAAACGCTGACAGCGTATCTGGTGTCGGAAAGTGAGCTGTATGTCTCGGAGATCCGGGGCTATCTGCGTTCATGCCTCCCGGAATATATGCTTCCGTCCAAGTATATTCGCATCACGCAAATCCCCCGAACGATTCACGGAAAGATTGATGTCCAGGAATTGATGAATCAGAAACAATCGTTGGAATCCGGTACGCTGTACTCCCCACCTGAGAGTGAACTGGAGCATCAGCTTGTACAGGTGTGGAGTGAACTGTTTCAGACAGAAAGTGTCGGCATAGACGATGACTTCTTTCAACTCGGAGGGCATTCCCTGTTGGTAATTCGCATGGAGATTGAATTAGAGAGGGTTGGACATCATGTGCAGCCTACCATGATATACGATCATCCTACCATCCGAGAGCTTGCTCGAGTACTGGAAGAGAGGAATGAGGCTGCACTGCAGCTTGGCGGGAATCACGATTCTTTGCAAGACTCCGGACCAGGTCAGTATTCCAAGACTCTTCTGACTAACGGGAATGGTTCAAAGACCGCAGGCACGTATGGGTACGTTCCATTTAACGACGTTTTTTTCAAAGTGTGCTTCTACAATTCATTGTTCCCAATCATTATGCAGCAGAAAAAAAGCATCTATCCATTTTTCATTCATCATGTGGATGAATATCTCTGGTCTGACCATCAGCAGTTTATCGTGAACGGATGGATCATGTGCAGGAACGACACGGACATTTTGGAGGAACTGGGTGTCGGATTCGAAACGAAAGTCATCAGTGAGGATATTATTCAGGATGTCGAACAATCTCTTCTGGACGCCAGACCGGTTATTATCTGGGTGGATGCTTATTATGCCTCCATTCGAACGGATGCCTATCTGAAAAAGCATATTCCGCATACCTGGCTGATTTATGCTGTAGATCCCCTGAACCAAACATTTACGATCATGGAACACAAGCATCACGACAACCTGTCCTATGAAGAGAAAACGATCAGTTATCAAGATCTGAAGGACAGTTATGCGGGATATATCCAACAATTCAACATGGAAGCTCATACATTTTATTCATTTCATAATCGGCACCAGCCTGCACTGCATCAGCTGCATGCTTCACCTGAACAACTGGACCACTATTGGCAGACGTATGCAGACCATCTGGAGAGAGAAGAGGCTCGGGTGAACAGCAGCCTGGAACGACTTGAGCAGAGTGCAGACGCGTTTGAGAATCTGGTCCATAATCCGGACAGTCTGTTCTCAGCTGCAGAGGAATGGGTAACGGCACTGCACAAACTGGTTAATGCCAAAAAAGCAGAGCTGTACCGCTGTGCCCAGCTGACTGGTTCAGGTTCTCCGCTGATGGTGATCCGCGAACAGATTACAGCCGAGTGGAGCAGTATTCGAGCAGTACTGGCCAAGTACGTATTAACTTCCACGTATAAACCGTCATCCTTTCATAAACTGCCTGAGATATACAGACGTATAGCTGTGCTTGAACGCGAATTTTACGACAAGGTGTCAAGCACACCTGCGATAGGGAGGTTCTGAATGAGCGGAATGATAACGGTGGAGCAGCGAATCCTCCAGGCTGTCGATAAAATTATGGCATGCGGTACCCCTATCCCGATGGATCAGACGTGGTTCGAACTGGGTGTGAATTCAATTGATTACATCAAAATTATGGTTGAGATCGAAAATGAATTGGACGTGGAAATAGATGATGAGCGTCTGGCTTATGGACCATCCGAGTTGATTGGAGACTTCAGGGATTATGTTGTAAGTCTGATTAAAGGAGAGTCTGGACATGAAACGGACTAAACGATGGACTCATCTTTGGTTCCGCCTCTCTGTACAGCTGCCCGTGGCTGCGCTTCTGGTTATCGGTCTGACCGCAGCGATTCTGGTGACACTTGCCATGCAGTTTCATACGACCTCTTATCTGCGCAGTGAGAAAGCAAGCGCATATGCAGATGTGAATGCCCTGCCTGATGAAGGTAAGACCGTTCGAATTGAGGCAGCATTTACAGAACTGCCTCATGCGGGTCTGCAGGAAGGAGATGTTCTCATCTGGTATACGGAGGAACAGGGAAAGCGGTATGCAGCCGAGATTGTGAGTGTGATCACAGATCTGGACACCAGCATCATCCAGGTTACTGCCGAAGGAGCCTGGAATGAAGAATTGCAGGAGCGTATACATGCTGCTAGCGCAGCAGAAATTCCGATTATTACGGAGGTACAATCCCAGAGCCGAACCGTATTTGAGAGCTGGATCTCCTAGAGGAGGAAGGTATGGGGAAGAATACTTTAAAGGAAGGTATGGGGAACATTTTAAAGGAAGGTACGCGGAATATTTCAAAAGAAAGTACGGGGAATATCTCATTAGGCAGGCGGGTGCGCCCATTTGTTAAACCCTACCGGATTAGTTTGATCACAATGCTGTTCTGCGAGTTGATTATGGTCCTTGTAGATCTGATTGGGCCGCTTATATTTGCAGTTATGATTGACGAAGTGTTCTATCATCGAAATCTTCATTTCTTTGGTTATGTGATTTTGACGTATATTGCATTGTACTTGGGTGTTCGGGCACTAAGCTGGATCATCAAATCCATCTGGATCTATTTAAATGTAAAGTTTCTGTTTGATATTCGGAGAAAACTGTTTGATCGTATCCTGCATTTTAAGGCATCCAACTATGAGAAAGCCAAAACAGGCGATCTGATTACACGTCTCACCAGCGATGCGGAATCGATCATGCAGTGGATCGAAGTCATGATTTTTGAAATGGCTGCACCGCTAACCAAATTGTTGATTTCGTATGTGTTTTTATTCTACCTCAATCCGTATATTGCGCTGGCTATGATGGTACTGGTGCCTGTTTCGGTATGGGTGTCCCAATATTTCAATCGTAAAATGACCAGGCAGCAAACCGTTTTACGCGGGAAGTACGGGCACTTTGTCAGTTGGATGCTGGAAATGCTCCAGGGCATGAGGGATATCCGTCTTTTAGGAAGTGGGAAAAGAGCTTCTCTGCTGTTCGCCGGGCAGAGTGCAGATGTCATTCGACTGGACAACCGGACAGAGGTCATGAAGTGGATGTCTACCCGTTCGAATGCATTTATATTTTTGCTGTCCGATCTGTGCATTTATGCTGTTGCAGGAGTGCTTATCGTGCAGGGGCAGCTGACTGCAGGCATCTTTGTTGCCATTATGTCCTATCTGAGCAAGAACAATCAGTCCATGATGATGATCTATGAGGCGGTTGTGAACCTTCCCAAACTAACAGTACAGTCGCACAAAGTATTTGATCTCCTGGAGGAAGAAGTAGAGCGGACAGATGGCCATCCCGAACTGGATCTGCAGCATGGAGAAATTTCCTTCGCGCAGGTGCGGTTCCGCTATGAAAATGGACCTCGTGTGCTGGATGGTCTTGATCTACATGTCGGTGCCCGGGAGTCGGTTGCCCTCGTAGGAAAAAGCGGCTCAGGAAAAACAACGCTTGTGAATATGCTGCTTGGTTTCTACACCCCCGAGGAAGGAGAAATCCGGATTGGCGGCAGGCCGATCGGACAATATACACTGACGTGTCTTCGCAAACGTGTAGGCATTGTGCAGCAGGAGTCCATTCTGTTTAATGAGAGCATTCGTTACAACCTGCTGCTGGGCAGTGCACATGCAGATGATGAGCAGCTGTGGGAGGCTTGTGACCAAGCCTATATCGGGGATTTTATTCGTTCGCTTCCGGAAGGGCTGGACACCCAGCTCGGAGCAGGGGGGATGGAGCTGTCAGGAGGACAAAAACAGCGCTTGTCCATAGCCCGCATCTTTTTGAAGCAGCCTTGTTTGATTATATTTGATGAGGCAACATCAGCACTGGATTATGAGGCCGAACAAGCTATTCAGCAGTCTTGGCAGCACTTGAGCAGAGACCGGGCTTCCATTATCATTGCTCACCGTCTGTCTTCTATATTGAATGCAGACCGGATCGCGGTACTGCATGAAGGACGTATTGTGGCCGAAGGTACACACGGATACTTGTTGGAGAACAGTGAGCACTACCGTGAACTGTTTGTAGAAGATTTCATTCGGAAGGAGGGGATGATGTCTTGATGAAGACACCTGCCTCTTCCCGCTACTCGCTTTTCAGGAAAATTCGACCCTTCATCCGTAATGCCAATCGTCAAATATGGATTCTTGGATCTTTGAAACTGGCTTTGACTGTCATTGCACTTATGATCCCTTATCTGTACAAGCTGCTGATTGACCATGTTATGATTGGGCGTGATCTGGGG harbors:
- a CDS encoding ABC transporter ATP-binding protein produces the protein MGKNTLKEGMGNILKEGTRNISKESTGNISLGRRVRPFVKPYRISLITMLFCELIMVLVDLIGPLIFAVMIDEVFYHRNLHFFGYVILTYIALYLGVRALSWIIKSIWIYLNVKFLFDIRRKLFDRILHFKASNYEKAKTGDLITRLTSDAESIMQWIEVMIFEMAAPLTKLLISYVFLFYLNPYIALAMMVLVPVSVWVSQYFNRKMTRQQTVLRGKYGHFVSWMLEMLQGMRDIRLLGSGKRASLLFAGQSADVIRLDNRTEVMKWMSTRSNAFIFLLSDLCIYAVAGVLIVQGQLTAGIFVAIMSYLSKNNQSMMMIYEAVVNLPKLTVQSHKVFDLLEEEVERTDGHPELDLQHGEISFAQVRFRYENGPRVLDGLDLHVGARESVALVGKSGSGKTTLVNMLLGFYTPEEGEIRIGGRPIGQYTLTCLRKRVGIVQQESILFNESIRYNLLLGSAHADDEQLWEACDQAYIGDFIRSLPEGLDTQLGAGGMELSGGQKQRLSIARIFLKQPCLIIFDEATSALDYEAEQAIQQSWQHLSRDRASIIIAHRLSSILNADRIAVLHEGRIVAEGTHGYLLENSEHYRELFVEDFIRKEGMMS
- a CDS encoding acyl carrier protein; translated protein: MSGMITVEQRILQAVDKIMACGTPIPMDQTWFELGVNSIDYIKIMVEIENELDVEIDDERLAYGPSELIGDFRDYVVSLIKGESGHETD
- a CDS encoding amino acid adenylation domain-containing protein, yielding MDIHLLNIMMSSDKFKEERTYWQDKLAGDIQIAKALERMGPLADHADSSTANVYSQSIPHELSVRLIHMSGGSNLALYILLLTGFQHLLYRYSGIPDLLIGMPLTLEQAEELDQSHLLAIRGKADGNASFREQVLHVKSEVMSARTYWHFPFDKIAEKLGRLPEESRLQTAVYMKGIHAEPAADSELRTVLEIERTDQQIEIHLHYQGRPVEPSQSERLCSHYIRLLEQAVQSPDESMFPLQLLSTEEKLEIMEWNQGAFTFASAERSIISRFQEQVNRTPEQIAIIDGERQITYLALDRQSNQLARLLMSTGVTSGTMVPVMMDNSIELILTILAVFKLGAVYIALHPEYPAARIRRILEETEAGVLITGRMEESGLHTWADTAQSLSSTVDIIHLQDTSWTGQDESALEYEGDLGDLAYVLYTSGSTGQPKGVVVEHRSLSAYVNAFQAEFQLRPGDRMLQQAVSTFDTYMEEVFPALTAGASLVVVDRQQLLDIHGLVDLLDSCEITHVSTTPHILRELNRMPRLRTVRTFISGGDVLKMADIDQLLTYGDVYNTYGPTETTVCALYEKLSESSVEPIPAGKPIQGYFVHIADPHGRMLPVGVPGEICISGPGVARGYYKLREMTNQKFGRSPYAEGERMFRTGDIGMWSAEGQVLFLGRQDHQVKIRGHRIELVEIERHLDRHASVKESIVIPVGSKGEKTLTAYLVSESELYVSEIRGYLRSCLPEYMLPSKYIRITQIPRTIHGKIDVQELMNQKQSLESGTLYSPPESELEHQLVQVWSELFQTESVGIDDDFFQLGGHSLLVIRMEIELERVGHHVQPTMIYDHPTIRELARVLEERNEAALQLGGNHDSLQDSGPGQYSKTLLTNGNGSKTAGTYGYVPFNDVFFKVCFYNSLFPIIMQQKKSIYPFFIHHVDEYLWSDHQQFIVNGWIMCRNDTDILEELGVGFETKVISEDIIQDVEQSLLDARPVIIWVDAYYASIRTDAYLKKHIPHTWLIYAVDPLNQTFTIMEHKHHDNLSYEEKTISYQDLKDSYAGYIQQFNMEAHTFYSFHNRHQPALHQLHASPEQLDHYWQTYADHLEREEARVNSSLERLEQSADAFENLVHNPDSLFSAAEEWVTALHKLVNAKKAELYRCAQLTGSGSPLMVIREQITAEWSSIRAVLAKYVLTSTYKPSSFHKLPEIYRRIAVLEREFYDKVSSTPAIGRF